The Streptomyces sp. RKAG293 genome includes a region encoding these proteins:
- a CDS encoding helix-turn-helix transcriptional regulator — translation MGLDHNVELGEFLRSRRARLGPGDAGVAVNGSARRVPGLRREELARLAGVSTDYYARLEQGRHRNVSASVLDSVARALRLNEVEHIYLIQLARPQPRAARRPSARPQRVRPGLHRMLETLDGLTPAFIVGRGMQVLASNRLARSLISDFEALPHRERNLARFIFLDESARQLYPDWEQIAAETAAVLRLDAGRNCEDRAFCELIGELAVKSEEFRTAWAAHDVSRRSHGTKRYRHPQVGEITVAYEALSPPGDTDQTLFVYTTESGSPSETALQLLANLTASLTAPSPAVPRPVLADPDDFLEIHAR, via the coding sequence ATGGGTCTGGACCACAATGTCGAACTGGGTGAGTTCCTCCGTTCCCGCAGGGCCCGGCTGGGTCCTGGGGACGCGGGGGTCGCCGTCAACGGATCCGCCCGCCGGGTGCCCGGGCTGCGCCGGGAGGAGCTGGCCCGGCTGGCCGGGGTCAGCACCGACTACTACGCGCGGCTGGAGCAGGGGCGGCACCGCAACGTCTCCGCGAGCGTCCTGGACTCCGTCGCCCGCGCGCTGCGGCTCAATGAGGTGGAGCACATCTACCTCATACAGCTCGCCCGTCCGCAGCCACGCGCCGCACGGCGTCCGTCGGCCCGCCCCCAGCGGGTCAGGCCGGGGCTGCACCGGATGCTGGAGACGCTGGACGGACTGACGCCGGCCTTCATCGTCGGCCGCGGGATGCAGGTGCTGGCCAGCAACCGGCTGGCCCGCTCGCTGATCTCCGATTTCGAGGCGCTGCCGCACCGGGAGCGGAATCTGGCCCGGTTCATCTTCCTCGACGAGTCCGCCCGGCAGCTGTACCCGGACTGGGAGCAGATCGCCGCCGAGACCGCCGCGGTGCTGCGCCTCGACGCGGGGCGCAACTGCGAGGACCGGGCCTTCTGCGAGCTGATCGGTGAACTCGCGGTCAAGAGCGAGGAGTTCCGAACGGCGTGGGCGGCGCACGACGTGAGCCGCCGCTCGCACGGAACCAAGCGCTACCGGCACCCCCAGGTCGGGGAGATCACCGTCGCGTACGAGGCCCTCAGCCCACCGGGCGACACGGACCAGACCCTCTTCGTCTACACCACCGAGTCAGGTTCGCCCTCCGAGACCGCGCTGCAGTTGCTGGCCAACCTCACCGCGTCCCTGACCGCACCGAGTCCGGCCGTGCCACGGCCCGTGCTCGCCGATCCCGACGATTTTCTGGAGATCCACGCACGATGA
- a CDS encoding NAD(P)-dependent alcohol dehydrogenase codes for MTTTVSAYAAPSATAPLEHTTIPRRAVRERDVLIDIKFAGICHSDIHQVRDEWGGAKFPMVPGHEIAGVVTEVGPGVTKYAVGDRVGVGCFVDSCRECENCLAGDEQYCLNGGTGTYNATGRDGEPTYGGYSTHIVVDEHFVLRIPDGIELDAAAPLLCAGITLYSPLKHWNAGPGKKVAIVGMGGLGHMGVKIAAALGAEVTVLSQSLRKQDDAKRFGAEHYYATSDESTFEQLAGTFDLIVNTVSANLDLDAYLGLLRVDGTLVNVGAPEHPVSLNVFSLIGGRRSLAGSMIGGIRQTQEMLDFCAEHGLGAEIEVISADRINEAYERVVASDVRYRFVIDTATI; via the coding sequence ATGACGACCACTGTCTCCGCTTACGCCGCTCCCTCCGCCACCGCACCGCTGGAGCACACCACGATTCCCCGACGCGCCGTGCGGGAGCGCGACGTGCTGATCGACATCAAGTTCGCCGGCATCTGCCACTCCGACATCCACCAGGTCCGGGACGAGTGGGGTGGCGCGAAGTTCCCCATGGTGCCGGGCCACGAGATCGCCGGCGTCGTCACCGAGGTCGGCCCGGGCGTCACGAAGTACGCCGTGGGTGACCGGGTCGGCGTGGGCTGCTTCGTCGACTCCTGCCGCGAGTGCGAGAACTGCCTGGCCGGTGACGAGCAGTACTGCCTGAACGGCGGCACCGGCACGTACAACGCGACCGGCCGGGACGGCGAGCCCACCTACGGCGGCTACAGCACCCACATCGTCGTGGACGAGCACTTCGTCCTGCGCATCCCGGACGGCATCGAGCTCGATGCCGCCGCCCCGCTGCTGTGCGCCGGGATCACCCTCTACTCACCGCTGAAGCACTGGAACGCCGGCCCCGGCAAGAAGGTCGCCATCGTCGGCATGGGCGGCCTCGGCCACATGGGCGTCAAGATCGCCGCCGCTCTGGGCGCCGAGGTCACCGTTCTCAGCCAGAGCCTGCGCAAGCAGGACGACGCCAAGAGGTTCGGCGCCGAGCACTACTACGCCACCAGCGACGAGTCGACGTTCGAGCAGCTCGCCGGGACGTTCGACCTGATCGTGAACACCGTCTCGGCCAACCTCGACCTGGACGCCTACCTCGGGCTGCTGCGGGTGGACGGCACCCTGGTCAACGTGGGGGCGCCCGAGCACCCGGTCTCGCTGAACGTGTTCTCGCTGATCGGGGGCCGGCGCAGCCTGGCCGGCTCGATGATCGGCGGTATCCGGCAGACCCAGGAGATGCTGGACTTCTGTGCCGAGCACGGCCTGGGCGCCGAGATCGAGGTGATCTCCGCCGACCGGATCAACGAGGCGTACGAGCGTGTCGTCGCCAGTGACGTCCGGTACCGCTTCGTCATCGACACGGCCACCATCTGA
- a CDS encoding MFS transporter, with product MSLPPTFPVTDPFVRRSRRLGSGAAFYLQASIVVAFLAASSAPTPLYAVYQGEWGFSPITTTMVFGIYALAVLAALLTVGSLSDHMGRRPVLLAAIVLQVVAMVVMTTAGGVPELMIARVVQGLSTGAAVGAVGAGMLDLDKAKGTIANAIAPMTGTATGALASGLLVQFLPAPTHLVYLTLLTVFILQGIGVALMRETSEPKPGALASLRPRFGVPKAARGPLLVAAPVLVAVWALAGLYGSVIPAVIRSVVGSDSLLLGGLALFALAGSGAVSVLLLRNVAPGRVMLLGTVALIVGVGLTLLAVDHNSATGFFIGTVIAGVGFGGGFQGAIRTIVPLAAPHERSGLLSTIYVLSYLAMGLPAVIGGFLVVYGGGLLPTTREYGIAVMALGALALLGLAIPRRGTVTTESVVVSSSVPAPLKAAVREAEYAKR from the coding sequence GTGTCCCTGCCGCCGACGTTCCCCGTGACCGACCCTTTCGTCCGCAGAAGCCGGCGGCTCGGCTCGGGTGCCGCCTTCTACCTCCAGGCGTCGATCGTGGTGGCCTTCCTCGCCGCCTCCAGCGCCCCCACCCCTCTCTACGCCGTCTACCAGGGCGAATGGGGCTTCTCACCGATCACCACGACGATGGTCTTCGGTATCTACGCCCTCGCCGTGCTCGCCGCGCTGCTCACCGTCGGGTCGCTCTCCGATCACATGGGGCGCCGTCCGGTCCTGCTCGCGGCGATCGTGCTGCAGGTCGTCGCGATGGTCGTCATGACCACGGCGGGCGGGGTGCCCGAGCTGATGATCGCCCGGGTCGTCCAGGGTCTGTCGACCGGCGCGGCCGTCGGCGCGGTCGGGGCGGGGATGCTCGACCTCGACAAGGCCAAGGGCACCATCGCGAACGCGATCGCCCCCATGACCGGCACCGCCACCGGGGCGCTCGCCTCCGGCCTGCTGGTCCAGTTCCTGCCCGCGCCCACGCACCTCGTCTACCTGACCCTCCTCACCGTGTTCATCCTGCAGGGAATCGGTGTCGCTCTCATGCGCGAGACCTCCGAGCCCAAGCCGGGCGCGCTCGCCTCGCTGCGCCCCCGCTTCGGTGTCCCGAAGGCGGCCCGCGGACCGCTGCTGGTGGCCGCCCCGGTCCTGGTCGCCGTCTGGGCGCTCGCCGGGCTCTACGGCTCCGTCATCCCCGCGGTCATCCGCAGCGTGGTCGGCTCGGACTCGCTGCTGCTCGGCGGCCTGGCGCTGTTCGCCCTCGCCGGAAGCGGCGCGGTGTCGGTACTGCTGCTCCGCAACGTCGCCCCGGGCCGGGTGATGCTGCTCGGCACCGTCGCCCTCATCGTGGGCGTCGGCCTCACCCTGCTCGCGGTCGACCACAATTCGGCCACCGGCTTCTTCATCGGAACGGTCATCGCGGGCGTCGGCTTCGGCGGCGGTTTCCAGGGCGCGATCCGCACCATCGTCCCGCTGGCCGCACCGCACGAGCGGTCCGGGCTGCTGTCCACCATCTACGTGCTGTCGTACCTGGCCATGGGCCTGCCCGCGGTGATCGGCGGCTTCCTGGTCGTGTACGGCGGGGGACTGCTGCCGACGACCCGGGAGTACGGGATCGCCGTGATGGCGCTCGGCGCGCTCGCGCTGCTGGGACTGGCGATACCGCGCCGCGGAACGGTGACCACGGAGTCCGTCGTGGTGAGCAGCAGCGTCCCCGCACCGCTGAAGGCCGCCGTCCGGGAAGCGGAGTACGCGAAGCGCTAG
- a CDS encoding TetR/AcrR family transcriptional regulator, translating to MATKAIADRPAAAGRPTARERLLAAANELFYEEGIHVVGIDRVIERAGVAKATLYSAYGNKDGLITAYLAGRHEIRRRRVTAAVDRHDAPREKLLAVFDALGEAFAEPTYRGCAFLNASAEVGPDSPVMQATDTYRGWVRSLFTDLARDAGAPEPEQLASRLVLLYDGAGVAARMDRNPGAADMAKTVAATLIDAATARH from the coding sequence ATGGCTACGAAAGCGATCGCAGACCGGCCCGCCGCCGCGGGGCGCCCCACCGCACGTGAGCGTCTGCTGGCCGCCGCCAACGAGCTCTTCTACGAGGAGGGCATCCATGTCGTCGGCATCGACCGGGTGATCGAACGCGCCGGTGTCGCCAAAGCGACCCTCTACAGCGCGTACGGGAACAAGGACGGGCTGATCACCGCCTATCTGGCCGGCCGGCACGAGATCCGCCGCCGCCGGGTGACGGCGGCCGTCGACCGCCACGACGCGCCGCGGGAGAAGCTGCTGGCCGTCTTCGACGCACTCGGCGAGGCGTTCGCCGAGCCGACATACCGCGGCTGCGCCTTCCTCAACGCCAGTGCGGAGGTCGGCCCCGACAGCCCCGTCATGCAGGCCACCGACACGTACCGCGGCTGGGTCCGCTCGCTGTTCACCGACCTCGCCCGGGACGCCGGCGCCCCCGAGCCGGAGCAGCTGGCGAGCCGGCTGGTGCTGCTCTACGACGGCGCGGGCGTCGCCGCCAGGATGGACCGCAACCCCGGTGCCGCCGACATGGCGAAGACGGTCGCCGCGACACTCATCGACGCGGCGACCGCGCGGCACTAG
- a CDS encoding S1 family peptidase — protein sequence MKHRRITRRRIAIAGTSAAAVVAAGVLLPHANAAQPTAPSPKAFAPAAAAQLAGDLTSRLGDRTAGSYYDAKTKQLVVNVLDATADQKVQDAGAVARTVQHTMAELHRSAQTLGAQPRIPGTAWSIDSRTNQVVVTADSTVKGAQLDSLTKSVKALGGTAQLHRSAGRFKPFVAGGDAIFADGARCSLGFNVVKDGQPYFLTAGHCGVAFKSWSGSSGGQEIGNVEAATFPGHDFALVKYTDTSVAHPSSVDLYNGSTQAITKAGDPTVGQTVQRSGSTTQVHDGTVTGLDATVNYQEGSVTGLIQTNVCAEPGDSGGALFSGDTAVGLTSGGSGDCTNGGETFFQPVTAALTEYGAQIG from the coding sequence TTGAAGCACCGTCGGATAACCAGGCGTCGTATCGCCATCGCCGGGACGAGCGCCGCCGCCGTCGTCGCAGCGGGCGTTCTCCTTCCCCACGCCAACGCCGCCCAGCCGACCGCACCGTCCCCCAAGGCATTCGCCCCCGCCGCCGCGGCCCAGCTCGCGGGCGACCTCACCTCCCGTCTGGGTGACCGCACCGCGGGCTCGTACTACGACGCGAAGACCAAGCAGCTCGTCGTCAACGTTCTGGACGCGACCGCCGACCAGAAGGTGCAGGACGCCGGAGCCGTCGCCCGGACCGTCCAGCACACCATGGCCGAACTGCACCGCTCGGCACAGACCCTGGGGGCGCAGCCCCGCATCCCGGGCACCGCGTGGTCCATCGACTCCCGCACCAACCAGGTGGTGGTGACCGCGGACAGCACCGTGAAGGGTGCGCAGCTGGACAGCCTCACCAAGAGCGTCAAGGCGCTCGGCGGCACCGCGCAACTGCACCGCTCCGCGGGCCGCTTCAAGCCGTTCGTCGCCGGCGGGGACGCGATCTTCGCCGACGGTGCACGCTGCTCCCTCGGCTTCAACGTGGTCAAGGACGGTCAGCCCTACTTCCTGACCGCGGGTCACTGCGGTGTGGCGTTCAAGAGCTGGTCAGGATCGTCCGGTGGCCAGGAGATCGGCAACGTCGAGGCCGCCACCTTCCCCGGCCATGACTTCGCGCTGGTCAAGTACACCGACACGAGCGTGGCCCACCCGAGCTCCGTGGACCTGTACAACGGCAGCACGCAGGCGATCACCAAGGCCGGCGATCCGACGGTCGGCCAGACGGTGCAGCGCAGCGGCAGCACCACCCAGGTGCACGACGGCACGGTCACCGGACTCGACGCCACCGTCAACTACCAGGAAGGATCGGTCACCGGACTGATCCAGACCAACGTCTGCGCCGAGCCCGGCGACAGCGGCGGCGCGCTCTTCTCGGGCGACACCGCGGTCGGCCTCACCTCCGGCGGCAGCGGCGACTGCACCAACGGCGGGGAGACGTTCTTCCAGCCGGTGACGGCCGCGCTCACCGAGTACGGCGCGCAGATCGGCTGA
- a CDS encoding amidohydrolase family protein, whose product MDQFNELSRRGFVRAGVGGLGVAALSLPAGNALASPLPSPTTERSPHAGATRTLRFTAGTNASVTASPAGDRLIVEVQGVLWSLPRRGGTATALTTPELEPTRPAWSPDGSQIAVCAYQGGGFHLWTMEPDGSRLRQLTSGPWDDRGVAWSPDGTRIAFSSERGGDPTAGASYRIWTVDVRSGELTRLTNDTGVEDFDPAWHPNGDEVLFVRAGSKGAHTLASVPARGGAVTVVRTTTSGLLSSPAVSADGRVAYVQVAETVLYAFAPSSVLMVDGAPVTEDEDVAPLPPCWTADGELLYVADGHLRSRRPGRTPAGSAAEEIPFTAALDVPRPEYRRKTYDFGSTTARPVRGVHLPALSPDGGSVAFAALNALWVLPIGGRPRKLVQATPSAYVQMPSWAPDGRSVLYSYEGGAQGNGLISVHRHWLDGGKDEVLSTGGRLNPVLSPDGARLACQDTTGNLIVRDLAAGTERTLVAPLGANGIPGRPSWSPDGRFLAFCDRNRLNQRFREGYNIIRVVDSGTGKWTAHLPMPHASLSDRGNAGPVWSPDGTAMAFIMESALWVMPVGPDGSPAGEPRRITDEAADHPSWSGDSRRLLYEASGQLRLVERDGTGRRTVRVPLEYSRRLPARNEVTRVHAGRLWDGAGETVREDVDIVIGGNRIRAVEPHRPGPARSGEKLIDASRSTVVPGLWDAHTHPWQYTYGGRQTSLMLAYGVTTNVSLGGFAHEAVRIRESVAAGRTAGPRLFTTGELLDGSRVAYSMSRAHRTEAGVKRSLQRAVDLDYDFVKTYVRAPSWIMREAARTAHDKLGVMAGSHLLSPGANVGQDLTTHLQATQRSEYGRALSPTGHSYQDVHETYRGGDFKIIITPFSALALLGDDPSLAEDPRVTTLMPPWDAALVESQAATPPSEAARRTIAMETAVYQRILAADGALALGTDAPLTPIGLHLHLGLRALHYAGGLTPAQALRTATAAPAELFGVGDDLGTLEAGKLADLAVIDGNPFQNFDDLVRTTWVMRDGIVYRQDDLVGEFGTSLAQRRTTDRTDWLDVSRQLRREPCCSEHAFQL is encoded by the coding sequence ATGGATCAGTTCAACGAGTTATCCCGTAGAGGTTTTGTCAGAGCCGGAGTCGGCGGACTCGGTGTCGCCGCCCTGTCGCTCCCCGCGGGGAACGCCCTCGCTTCCCCGCTGCCGAGCCCCACCACCGAGCGGTCCCCGCACGCGGGGGCGACCCGGACCCTCCGTTTCACGGCAGGAACCAACGCTTCGGTGACCGCCTCCCCCGCCGGCGACCGGTTGATCGTCGAGGTCCAGGGGGTGTTGTGGTCGCTGCCGCGCAGGGGCGGCACCGCGACCGCGCTGACCACGCCCGAGCTGGAGCCGACCCGCCCCGCCTGGTCGCCGGACGGCTCGCAGATCGCGGTCTGTGCTTACCAGGGCGGCGGATTCCATCTGTGGACGATGGAGCCGGACGGCTCCCGGCTGCGCCAGTTGACGTCAGGGCCGTGGGACGACCGGGGCGTCGCCTGGTCGCCGGACGGCACCCGTATCGCCTTCTCGTCGGAGCGTGGCGGAGATCCGACGGCCGGCGCCTCGTACCGGATCTGGACCGTGGACGTGCGTTCCGGCGAGCTGACCCGGCTCACAAACGACACCGGCGTCGAGGACTTCGACCCGGCCTGGCATCCGAACGGTGACGAAGTCCTGTTCGTGCGGGCCGGAAGCAAGGGCGCCCACACCCTCGCCTCGGTCCCCGCCCGGGGCGGAGCCGTGACGGTCGTCCGGACCACGACCTCGGGACTGCTCTCCTCCCCCGCGGTCTCCGCGGACGGCCGGGTGGCCTATGTCCAGGTCGCGGAGACGGTTCTGTATGCCTTCGCGCCGAGTTCCGTGCTGATGGTGGACGGTGCGCCCGTCACCGAGGACGAGGACGTCGCCCCGCTGCCGCCGTGCTGGACCGCGGACGGTGAACTCCTCTACGTGGCCGACGGCCACCTGCGGTCCCGCCGGCCGGGAAGGACCCCCGCCGGGTCCGCGGCCGAGGAGATCCCGTTCACCGCCGCACTGGACGTACCGCGGCCGGAATACCGCAGGAAGACGTACGACTTCGGCTCGACCACCGCCCGCCCGGTGCGCGGAGTCCACCTTCCCGCGCTCTCCCCCGACGGCGGTTCCGTCGCCTTCGCCGCCCTCAACGCCCTGTGGGTGCTGCCGATCGGCGGCCGCCCGCGCAAGCTCGTCCAGGCGACCCCGTCCGCCTATGTGCAGATGCCGTCCTGGGCACCGGACGGGCGCAGCGTCCTCTACTCGTACGAAGGCGGCGCTCAGGGGAACGGCCTGATCAGCGTTCACCGGCACTGGCTCGACGGCGGGAAGGACGAGGTGCTGTCGACCGGTGGCCGGCTCAACCCCGTGCTCTCCCCGGACGGTGCCAGGCTCGCCTGCCAGGACACCACCGGCAACCTGATCGTCCGCGATCTCGCCGCGGGGACGGAGAGGACGCTCGTCGCGCCGCTCGGCGCGAACGGCATTCCGGGACGTCCCAGTTGGTCCCCCGACGGCCGCTTTCTCGCCTTCTGCGACCGCAACCGCCTCAACCAGCGGTTCCGCGAGGGGTACAACATCATCCGGGTGGTCGACAGCGGCACCGGTAAGTGGACCGCGCATCTGCCGATGCCGCACGCCTCCCTGTCGGACCGCGGCAACGCCGGCCCCGTCTGGTCGCCGGACGGTACCGCGATGGCGTTCATCATGGAGTCCGCCCTGTGGGTCATGCCGGTCGGCCCGGACGGCTCACCGGCGGGCGAGCCGCGCCGCATCACCGACGAGGCGGCCGACCACCCCTCCTGGTCGGGTGACTCGCGCAGGCTGCTCTACGAGGCGAGCGGTCAGCTGCGGCTGGTCGAACGGGACGGCACGGGCCGGCGCACCGTGCGGGTGCCGCTGGAGTACAGCCGCCGGCTGCCCGCCCGGAACGAGGTGACCCGGGTGCACGCCGGGCGGCTGTGGGACGGTGCCGGGGAGACGGTCCGCGAGGACGTCGACATCGTGATCGGCGGGAATCGCATCCGGGCCGTCGAACCGCACCGCCCGGGCCCGGCCAGGTCCGGGGAGAAGCTGATCGACGCGTCCCGGTCCACGGTCGTTCCCGGCCTGTGGGACGCCCACACCCATCCGTGGCAGTACACCTACGGCGGCCGGCAGACCAGTCTGATGCTCGCCTACGGGGTCACCACGAACGTCTCACTCGGCGGCTTCGCCCATGAGGCGGTACGGATCCGGGAGTCCGTCGCGGCCGGACGGACGGCCGGACCCCGGCTGTTCACGACCGGCGAACTGCTCGACGGCAGCCGGGTCGCCTACAGCATGAGCCGGGCGCACCGCACCGAGGCCGGGGTGAAGCGCTCCCTGCAGCGGGCGGTCGACCTCGACTACGACTTCGTCAAGACCTATGTCCGCGCCCCCAGCTGGATCATGCGGGAGGCCGCCCGCACCGCCCACGACAAGCTCGGCGTCATGGCCGGCAGCCACCTCCTGTCACCGGGAGCCAACGTCGGCCAGGACCTCACCACCCATCTGCAGGCCACCCAGCGATCGGAGTACGGGCGCGCCCTGTCCCCCACCGGCCACTCCTACCAGGACGTCCACGAGACGTACCGGGGTGGTGACTTCAAAATCATCATCACGCCGTTCAGCGCTCTCGCCCTGCTCGGTGACGATCCCTCACTGGCCGAGGACCCCCGGGTCACCACACTCATGCCGCCCTGGGACGCCGCACTCGTCGAGAGCCAGGCGGCCACCCCGCCGAGCGAGGCGGCCAGACGCACCATCGCCATGGAAACGGCCGTCTACCAGCGCATCCTTGCCGCCGACGGCGCTCTCGCCCTGGGCACCGACGCGCCCCTGACCCCGATCGGCCTCCACCTGCATCTCGGTCTGCGGGCACTGCACTACGCGGGCGGCCTCACCCCTGCCCAGGCACTGCGGACCGCGACCGCGGCGCCGGCCGAGCTGTTCGGTGTGGGTGACGATCTCGGAACGCTCGAAGCGGGCAAGCTCGCCGATCTCGCGGTGATCGACGGGAATCCGTTCCAGAACTTCGACGACCTGGTCCGCACGACCTGGGTGATGCGCGACGGCATCGTGTACCGCCAGGACGACCTCGTCGGTGAGTTCGGCACCAGCCTCGCCCAGCGGCGCACCACGGACCGGACCGACTGGCTCGACGTCAGCCGCCAACTGCGCCGCGAACCCTGCTGCTCGGAGCACGCGTTCCAGCTGTAG